TGCAGGGCGGAAGAAAACATCCCCATCAGAGTAATATTGATATTGATACTACCCAGATTTTATTTATCTGTGGTGGTTCCTTTGAAGGACTGGAAAATATTATAAGAAGTCGATTACAATCCCATAATATTGGGTTTAATACAGATTTTTTAAGCAATAAACGTCTGCAGGAAAATGACATTTTGAAGAATGTTTTACCGGAAGATCTGATTAAATTTGGTTTAATTCCAGAATTAGTTGGACGCTTAACTATTATTGCTCCTATAGAAAATCTTGACAGAGAGTCTTTAATGGATATATTAACCAAACCCAAAAATGCTATTACTTTACAGTATAAACAGATTTTCCGAAATCAGGGCGTTGAGTTAAAATTTACCCAGTCCGCCTTAAAAGCAGTAGTAGAAAAGGCTCTAAGCCGAAAAACAGGGGCAAGGGGATTAAGATCAATCATTGAAGAATCTATGCTCGATATTATGTATGAAATTCCTTCTCATAAAAATATAAAAGAATGTATCATAACTGATAAGGTTATTGAAAGTAATGAAATGCCCATTCCAATTAAGGAAAAGCAAAAAAAGCAAATAAAAGAAACCGCTTAATTGCCATAACTGTTTTCCTTAATGGTTGGTTATTTTGCTTGACAACCTGCAATAATGATAGTAACATAACAAATAAATATATTGGTGTTGAAAGGATAGAGTAAATAAGATCTAACTATGAATAGGTTTTATTGAAAGTCCTCCTGGAGCCTTTAGCTGAAACAGTAGTAAGTTTCAACGGTAGTACCGTTAAAATTGTTTAAGTGCCTATTCTTTATATCTTTTTACTGAAGAACAGGAATTAAGGTGGTACCGCGAACCCTTTTCGCCCTTAGAGAGGATGAAAAGGGTTTTTTTATGGTTTTTTTACTTATTGTTACAATTTAATAATGTTCAGGAGTAATTCCTATGAAAAACAATAAATATAAAGATAGCCAATTATTAACCCTCTATAATCCTAAAATAGTAGAAGACCGATGGTATCAATTCTGGTCAGATAATAACACTTTTCAAGCTAACAATAATAAAGAAAGAGAAAAAAACTATTCAATAGTGATACCACCGCCCAATATTACAGGTTCACTGCATATTGGTCATGCCTTGAATAACACTCTGCAAGATATTATTATTCGATGGAAAAGGATGCAAGGATTCAATGTGTTATGGCTTCCGGGCACCGATCATGCAGGTATCGCCACCCAGAATGTTGTGGAAAGAGAAATAGCTAAAGAAGGAAAGACCAGATATGACCTGGGCAGAGAGAAGTTTGTAGAGCGGTGCTGGCAATGGCGCGATGAATATGGTTCTAATATATTGAATCAACTTAAGAAGATGGGATGTTCTTGCGATTGGTCTCGTTTAAGATTTACGCTCGATGAGGGATTGTCTAAAGCAGTAAGGAAGGTATTTGTAACCCTTTTTAAAGAGGGGCTTATTTATCGTTCTAACTATGTTATTAATTGGTGTCCACGTTGTCAGACTGCCTTGGCGGATATTGAAGTTGAGCAGAGAGAGGAAAATTCAAAATTATATTATATAAAATATCCCTTAAAATACTCACCAGAAGAATATATTGTAGTTGCTACTACGCGACCGGAAACTATGTTGGGCGATACAGCTGTTGCCGTAAATCCAAATGATTCGCGATATAAAAAATATGTTGGTAAAATAGCAATTTTGCCTCTGGTAGGTAGAGAATTACCAATTGTTGCTGATAAGTATATTGATCTGGAATTTGGAACAGGAGCAGTAAAGATTACTCCCGCTCATGACTCAAATGATTTTGAACTTGGGAAGAGGCATAAATTACCGGAAATTAATATCATCAATAATAATGGTACTACTAATCAAAATGCAGGTGAATATGCCAATCTCTCGATGCAACAGGCTAGAGAAAAAATAGTTGCTGATTTACAGGAACAGGGATTTATGGAAAAGATTGAAAATTATAATCATGCTATAGGACATTGTTATCGATGTGATACTATAGTTGAACCTTATTTATCTCAGCAATGGTTTGTTAAAATGAAAGATTTAGTTAAACCAGCCATTAAGGCTGTTCAAGATAAACAAACTAATTTTATCCCTGAAAGATGGTCTAAGGTTTATTTCGAATGGATGTATAATATTAAAGACTGGTGTATTTCAAGACAATTATGGTGGGGGCATCGTATTCCAGTATGGTATTGTCAGGATTGTCAGGAATTTATAGTTGAAATGGAAGATCCCCAGGAATGCCCTAAGTGTCATAGCAAGAATATAATACAGGATGAAGATGTCCTTGATACCTGGTTCAGTTCAGCCTTATGGCCTTTTTCTACTATGGGATGGCCAGATCAAACTCTGGACCTGAAAGATTTTTACCCTACCAACCTGTTGGTAACTGGATTTGATATTATCTTCTTCTGGGTAGCTCGAATGATGGTAATGGGGCTTAAATTTATGGGAGACGTGCCTTTTAGACAGGTTTTTATTAATCCCCTGATTAAAGATATTGAAGGGAAGAAGATGAGTAAATCGAGAGGCAATGTTATAGATCCTCTATTAATGATTGAGCAATATGGCGCAGATGCTCTACGTATGACCTTAGCATCAATGACCATTCAAGCAAATTACATTCGTTTGTCACAAGATAAGATTGAAACATTTCGAAATTTTACTAATAAAATATGGAATGTGGCACGATTTTCTTTAGCAAACCTGAATGATTTCAATCCCTCAGAAATAAAGGAAGAAGAATTAGAATTGAACCTGTTTGAGCAATGGATATTAGGACATCTAAATAAATGTATCAAAAAAGTAACTGAGGGATTAAATAATTACAAATTTAGCGATTCAGCTATGGCTATATATGAATTTACCTGGAATTATTTTTGTGACTGGTATGTAGAACTAGTGAAAGAAGCATTATATCAAAATGACAGTGGCATCAGGAAAAAATCTACTCAATATGTTATCTGGTATGTATTAGAACATATATTAAGGTTATTACATCCCTTTATGCCCTTTATAACTGAAGAGATATGGCAAAAAATTCCACATCAAGGGCTGAGCATTTCCTTAAGTGAATGGCCTGTATGCCAAAAGGAGAAAATTAAACCTAATATTGAAAAGAAAGTTGTTGTTATTCAGGATGTTATTAAGGTGGTTCGCAATATCAAGGCGGAAATGAACATTCCCTTAACTAAGCAAGTTGAAATTTATATTAGAGTAGTGGATAATAAAAAAGAAAAAATATTACAGAATAATTTATCTTATATTAAAAATTTAGCATATGCCAATTCTATAATAATAGGAAATACTGTAGAAAAACCCAAATATTCAGCAACCGGTGTTTTAGAAGATATAGAAATTTTTATTCCAATACAGAATGTGATTGATATTGAGGAAGAAATAAAACGGTTAGAGAAGAAGTTAACAAAGATAGAAAGAGAAATAGTCATTATCAACAAAAAATTAAAAAATGTTGATTTTATGCAAAAGGCACCAAAAGCCATCCTTAATAAAGAAAAAGAAAAAATGAAAGAATTAGTAGATATACGAGATAGAATTTCCTGTAATTTAAATACCATAAAATCAGTATGAGCAATAGTTATAAAAAAGCAATTGAATATATTTATAATCTTAATAAATATGGAATTAAATTAGGCTTAAAAAATATTACTTATCTTCTTTCACTTTTTGATAATCCACATTTAAAGAATAAGGTAATTCATGTGGCTGGCACTAATGGTAAGGGATCCACTGCAGCTATTATTTATACCATTTTACAAAAGGCTAAGTTTAAAGTTGGTTTATATACTTCCCCCCACTTGGTATCTTTCCAGGAAAGAATGAGTATAAACGGAGAAGATATTACTCAAGAGGAGGTATGTAGTTTACTGGAAAGATTGAAACCTGCTATTCATAAAGTTGCTAATACGGAAGGGTATCAGCATCCTACCTTTTTCGAAGTTATTACCACAATGGCCTACCTTTATTTTTATGAAAAGAATGTCGATTTTACCATTATGGAAGTGGGTTTAGGTGGAAGACTGGATGCCACAAATGTCTGTCAGCCCTTGTTATCAGTAATTACCCATATTGATTTTGATCATATGGATAAACTTGGTAATAGCTTAGCTGATATTGCTGGGGAGAAGGGAGCGATTATTAAACGAAATACTCCTGTTGTGAGTGCTCAACAGTTTCCGGAAGCCGCAGATATAATTAGAAAAATTGTGCAGGACAAAGAAGCTCCTTTCTATGTTTATGGAGATCATATAAATGCTACGCTGCTAAATTCTACGCTAAAAGGTAATTATTTTAATTATGCAGGAATTTATCACAATATCAATAATCTATATCTTCCATTAGCTGGTGAGTTTCAGATTGAAAATGCTTCTTTAGCTATGGCAATAACTGAATTGATTAATAATAAAGGGTTTGTCATTACTAAAGATGATATTGTTAGTGGTGTAAGGAATAGCCAATGGCCGGGTCGTTTTGAAATCGTTAGAGAAAAGCCTATGGTCATATTGGATGGAGCTCATAATCCTAATGGAGTTAACCAATTTATAAACAATTTAAGAAAATTAATACCAGCTAAAAAAATTATAGCTGTTCTTGGAGTCTTTCAAGATAAGGATTATCCTACCATTATAAAAACTATTGTTCCCAGAGTTAACCAGGTTATTCTTACTATGGCTGATAATCCACGTGCTACACCCACCTCGATATTAGCTAAAGAAGCTCAGCGTTATATAAATAAAGAAAATATAGTAGAAACTAATAATGTTACTGCCGCTATTAATAAATCTCTTCAGATAGCCCGAGAAGATGAAGTAATTTGTATCACTGGTTCTTTGTATACAGTAGGAGAAGCAAAAGCCTATTTTCTGAAAAGGAAAAAATAGAAAGGGGTAATAACCTTGTTTATTTTATCCAGACAGGAGAAAATAATTTTATTATTTATTATTGCCGTCATAATCATAATCTTTGGCTGGAAACTATACCTTCAAGAAAAGAGCAGTATTTCCATCATTTCTGCTAACCAGGAGAATAAGGAGGTTAGTCTAAGTACAGAAGAAAACACTAATGAGGGAATCTGTATTATTCATATTTCTGGAGCTGTTCAACAACCTGGTGTATACCAGCTTTCTAATGGTAAGCGTATAATTGATGCAGTAAAGGTAGCTGGGGGAGTAACAGAAAAGGCGAATCTTGATGCTGTTAATCTGGCAGCACATCTCCATGATGGTCAGATGATAATTATTCCTTATATTAGAGAAGGTGTAGATGACGATTTAAATGCTACAGTTGAGGAAAATTTAATTTCTCGAGGATATAATTCTTACCATAATAGTAGTTTATTAAATATTAACATCGCAACTGCCCGGGAATTAGAATCATTACCAGGTATAGGCACTATTCTGGCAGAACGTATTGTGGAATATCGTAAAAATAATGGTATATTCCGCAAGGTAGAAGATATCAAGAATGTTCCAGGAATTGGTGAGAAAAAATACGAAGCTATGAAGGAGATGATTACAACCTATTAGACAGGTTAGACCAGGATATTTATTACCTGATTTTCAGGTACCGCTATTATCAATATTGATATTTTATATAACAGGAATCATACTGCAAAGGAGTTTTATCTCTTTTAGCTATGAGTCAGTTTATCTATCTTGTCTGGTATTTCTGCTTTGCTTTATTTCTTATCGCATAGAATGGGATTTTACTGGTATTTTCTTACTCCTTTGTTTTATGTTATTCGGGATATTAAATACTTCTTATCAAAGCCAGCCGCATGGCTCCAACCACATTTACCAGTTTGTCCATAGATCCGGATTTTTGACTGGCACCGTTCAGGAAGCTGAATATAAAGCAGATAATCAATATCAGGAAGTATTGATTTCTGCCCAATACTTTCAAGAGCAGAATAAATGTTATAATACCAAAGGTAAGGTGCTTCTAAGGATATATGGTGAAGGCGCCTCCCTACAAAATAGAGATTTGATTAAAGCGAGAGTTTTGTTACAAGAACCTACTCTACCTGGAAATTTTGGTGAGTTTAATTACCGAGAATATTTAACCAGAAAAAATATTTTTGTGATAGGCAGTATTAATATTGACCAAGTAGATTTTATGGGCAAAAGTAAGCAATTGGATTTATCCTATTTTCTAAATTATCTCAAAGATAAAGTGGAAAAAAATATTGATAAAATCTACCATTATCCCTATAGCCCTTTGATAAAGGCTATTATAACAGGAAAGAGAACAGAAATACCTCCGGAATGGGAACTTCTTTTTCAAGATGCTGGAATCATGCATATACTGGCAATCTCTGGACTACATGTTGGTATCGTTACCGCAGTTTTATTATATATTTTAAAATTGCTGCCCATTTTTAAAAGAAAAAACTTAAGTTGTTTTATTGTTATTATTTTCTTACTAGGGTATGCTGCCATAACCGGTTTTCGTCCCTCAGTAATCAGGGCTACCATAATGTTTATTACTATTCTCCTAGCCAGATATGTCAATCGACCTTATCATCCTTACAATAGTCTTTATTTGGCAGCTTTGATTTTATTATTTTATCAGCCTTTAATATTATTTGATGCCGGTTTTTTGCTTTCTTTCACAGTAACTTTTTTTATCATTTTCCTTTACCCCATAGTAAAGGAACAATTAGGTTTTCTGCCTTATTGTATGTCTAAACCATTAGCAGTCTCCTCAGCTGCCTGGTTAGGGATGGCTCCACTGTCTGCCTATTACTTTTATAAAATTTCTTATATTGCTATTTTTTCTAATTTGATTATAGTACCGTTGATAAGTATTATTTTAATTTTAGGATTAATTTCTGGTATATTATCCTTTATATTCCTCTCCTGGGCAGGACTAATTGCTTTGTTAAATCAAATATTTGTAGAAATATTAATATATCTAGCAAGTCTGTTCTCTTCCTTACCATTTGCTTATCGATATATAGCTCAACCACGATTGTATCAGATTATAAATTATTATTCTATTATATTTCTTATAGTTTACAGTAATTCATTATGGTTTAAGTTAAATACGATAAAAAAGAAAAAATTATTCTGGACTATAACTATCTCTGCAGTAACATATTTACTAATTCAATTTATATTTTCTTCAAATTTGCTTTCGGTTCACTTCATTAATGTAGGGCAGGGGGACTCTATTTTAATTCAAACCCCTTATAAGCAAAATATTTTAATTGATGGTGGAGGAACGCCTTTTAATGATTTTGACATTGGCAAACAGATAGTAATACCCTATTTGAGAAGAT
This is a stretch of genomic DNA from Atribacterota bacterium. It encodes these proteins:
- a CDS encoding valine--tRNA ligase; the encoded protein is MKNNKYKDSQLLTLYNPKIVEDRWYQFWSDNNTFQANNNKEREKNYSIVIPPPNITGSLHIGHALNNTLQDIIIRWKRMQGFNVLWLPGTDHAGIATQNVVEREIAKEGKTRYDLGREKFVERCWQWRDEYGSNILNQLKKMGCSCDWSRLRFTLDEGLSKAVRKVFVTLFKEGLIYRSNYVINWCPRCQTALADIEVEQREENSKLYYIKYPLKYSPEEYIVVATTRPETMLGDTAVAVNPNDSRYKKYVGKIAILPLVGRELPIVADKYIDLEFGTGAVKITPAHDSNDFELGKRHKLPEINIINNNGTTNQNAGEYANLSMQQAREKIVADLQEQGFMEKIENYNHAIGHCYRCDTIVEPYLSQQWFVKMKDLVKPAIKAVQDKQTNFIPERWSKVYFEWMYNIKDWCISRQLWWGHRIPVWYCQDCQEFIVEMEDPQECPKCHSKNIIQDEDVLDTWFSSALWPFSTMGWPDQTLDLKDFYPTNLLVTGFDIIFFWVARMMVMGLKFMGDVPFRQVFINPLIKDIEGKKMSKSRGNVIDPLLMIEQYGADALRMTLASMTIQANYIRLSQDKIETFRNFTNKIWNVARFSLANLNDFNPSEIKEEELELNLFEQWILGHLNKCIKKVTEGLNNYKFSDSAMAIYEFTWNYFCDWYVELVKEALYQNDSGIRKKSTQYVIWYVLEHILRLLHPFMPFITEEIWQKIPHQGLSISLSEWPVCQKEKIKPNIEKKVVVIQDVIKVVRNIKAEMNIPLTKQVEIYIRVVDNKKEKILQNNLSYIKNLAYANSIIIGNTVEKPKYSATGVLEDIEIFIPIQNVIDIEEEIKRLEKKLTKIEREIVIINKKLKNVDFMQKAPKAILNKEKEKMKELVDIRDRISCNLNTIKSV
- a CDS encoding bifunctional folylpolyglutamate synthase/dihydrofolate synthase, which produces MSNSYKKAIEYIYNLNKYGIKLGLKNITYLLSLFDNPHLKNKVIHVAGTNGKGSTAAIIYTILQKAKFKVGLYTSPHLVSFQERMSINGEDITQEEVCSLLERLKPAIHKVANTEGYQHPTFFEVITTMAYLYFYEKNVDFTIMEVGLGGRLDATNVCQPLLSVITHIDFDHMDKLGNSLADIAGEKGAIIKRNTPVVSAQQFPEAADIIRKIVQDKEAPFYVYGDHINATLLNSTLKGNYFNYAGIYHNINNLYLPLAGEFQIENASLAMAITELINNKGFVITKDDIVSGVRNSQWPGRFEIVREKPMVILDGAHNPNGVNQFINNLRKLIPAKKIIAVLGVFQDKDYPTIIKTIVPRVNQVILTMADNPRATPTSILAKEAQRYINKENIVETNNVTAAINKSLQIAREDEVICITGSLYTVGEAKAYFLKRKK
- a CDS encoding helix-hairpin-helix domain-containing protein, translated to MFILSRQEKIILLFIIAVIIIIFGWKLYLQEKSSISIISANQENKEVSLSTEENTNEGICIIHISGAVQQPGVYQLSNGKRIIDAVKVAGGVTEKANLDAVNLAAHLHDGQMIIIPYIREGVDDDLNATVEENLISRGYNSYHNSSLLNINIATARELESLPGIGTILAERIVEYRKNNGIFRKVEDIKNVPGIGEKKYEAMKEMITTY
- a CDS encoding DNA internalization-related competence protein ComEC/Rec2; this encodes MIFYITGIILQRSFISFSYESVYLSCLVFLLCFISYRIEWDFTGIFLLLCFMLFGILNTSYQSQPHGSNHIYQFVHRSGFLTGTVQEAEYKADNQYQEVLISAQYFQEQNKCYNTKGKVLLRIYGEGASLQNRDLIKARVLLQEPTLPGNFGEFNYREYLTRKNIFVIGSINIDQVDFMGKSKQLDLSYFLNYLKDKVEKNIDKIYHYPYSPLIKAIITGKRTEIPPEWELLFQDAGIMHILAISGLHVGIVTAVLLYILKLLPIFKRKNLSCFIVIIFLLGYAAITGFRPSVIRATIMFITILLARYVNRPYHPYNSLYLAALILLFYQPLILFDAGFLLSFTVTFFIIFLYPIVKEQLGFLPYCMSKPLAVSSAAWLGMAPLSAYYFYKISYIAIFSNLIIVPLISIILILGLISGILSFIFLSWAGLIALLNQIFVEILIYLASLFSSLPFAYRYIAQPRLYQIINYYSIIFLIVYSNSLWFKLNTIKKKKLFWTITISAVTYLLIQFIFSSNLLSVHFINVGQGDSILIQTPYKQNILIDGGGTPFNDFDIGKQIVIPYLRRLGIDRIDLLVLTHPDIDHLEGLLPILREIKVNMVIDSGITNRHNAYLEFISLIKKDENITYYQARADDIIWLGPDLEIIVLNSFNPLSYSNESNFNNHSIVLKLLYKNASFLFTGDIEEKVEIDLLSRKNLLRSGILKVAHHGSITSSTELFMEKVQPTVAVISVGLNNFNHPHAEVVKRLEDQCQQVFRTDRNGTILISSNGQKYYINTLR